From the Phyllobacterium sp. T1293 genome, the window AGAATTTCGAGCGGCCCGGATCACCCTGACGACCGGAACGGCCGCGCAGCTGGTTATCAATGCGGCGGCTTTCATGGCGTTCGGTTGCCAGAACATAGAGGCCGCCCGCTGCAAGTGCCTTTTCCTTCAGCTGGGCAATATCATCGCGAATGGCAGCTTCCTTGGACTTGCGCTCTTCGCCCTCGGGCATATCGGCAAGCTCATGCTTCACCCGCATTTCGAGATTGCCGCCAAGCTGAATGTCCGTACCGCGACCGGCCATGTTGGTTGCAATGGTGATTGCACCGGGAACACCGGCCTGTGCCACGATATAGGCTTCCTGCTCGTGGTAACGGGCGTTAAGGACCTGAAAGTCCTTGAAGCCTTCCTTGCGCAGACGTTCAGCCAGCTGTTCCGATTTTTCAATCGATGTCGTGCCAACCAGAACCGGCTGGCCCTTGGCGCGTGCCTCGTGAATATCGCGAACGATGGCCTTGTATTTTTCCTCGACGGTCCGGTAGACCTCGTCATCCTCGTCAATGCGCTTGACGGGGTTGTTGGTCGGAATTTCCGTGACCTCAAGACCGTAAATATTGCCGAATTCTTCGGCTTCCGTCGATGCCGTACCGGTCATACCGGCCAGCTTCTTGTACATGCGGAAATAGTTCTGGAAGGTGATCGAAGCCAGCGTCTGGTTTTCAGGCTGGATTGTCACATGTTCCTTGGCTTCCAGTGCCTGATGCAGCCCTTCGGAGAAGCGGCGACCCGGCATCATGCGTCCGGTGAACTCGTCGATAATGACGATCTCGTCATTGCGGACGATATAGTCCTTGTCGCGCTGGAAGAGCTTGTGAGCACGCAGGGCATTGTTGACGTGGTGAACGACAGCAACGTTTTCGATGTCGTAAAGACCTTCGCCCTTGAGATGGCCGGCGGCTTTCAGCAGGTTTTCGAGCTTCTCGGTGCCTTCTTCGGTGAAGATTGCGGTTTTCTGCTTTTCATCGATTTCATAATCAACCGGTTCAAGCGGCAGGATGAACGTGTCGATGAGGTTGTAAAAATCGGACCGGTCATCGAGCGGGCCGGAAATAATCAGCGGCGTGCGCGCTTCATCGACAAGGATCGAATCCACTTCGTCGACAATCGCGTAATTGTGCCCGCGCTGCACCATCTGGGCGCGCTCATATTTCATATTGTCGCGCAGATAGTCGAAGCCAAGCTCGTTGTTGGTGGCGTAGGTAATATCGGCGGCATAGGCGGCGGCGCGTTCTTCGTCGTCAAGACCATGAACGATAATGCCGTAGCTGAGGCCGAGGAAATTGTAGACCTGGCCCATCCACTGGGCGTCACGGCTGGCAAGGTAGTCGTTTACGGTAACGACGTGAACGCCCTTGCCCTCAAGCGCATTGAGATAGACAGGCAATGTTGCAACCAGCGTCTTGCCTTCACCGGTGCGCATTTCAGAGATGCCGCCACCGTTCAGAACCATGCCGCCAATCAGCTGAACATCAAAGGGACGCATGCCGAGAACACGCTTGGACGCTTCGCGTACAACGGCAAAAGCCGGTACCAGCAGGTCATCAAGCTTGGTTCCACTGGCAAGGCTTGCGCGGAATTCCGCGGTCTTTGCCTTCAATTGTTCGTCAGTAAGAGACGAAATTTCAGCCTCAAGTGCATTGATTTCATCAACGCGCGGCTTGAAGCCTTTGACACGACGCTCATTGGAAGAGCCGAAAATCTTGCGGGCAAGGCCGCCGAAACTGACCATCCCTGGTCCTCTCTTGTTCGTTTCGCCAGGAGAACCTGGCATTTTAATGATCCGATACTTAACACTGGGAAGCCTGATACAATATGGGTATTAAGCCAAATGTATAAGCCTATCTCTTGCCAAGCTATCTGGACGCAAAGCCGATGGACAGATAAGAGGGGGCTCGAATGATGTCAATGTTGAAGCAGCAAACCGTTGATCGCTTCGTTTAGGCAAAATTCTGCCGTAATCATAGCCCGTACCGGTCCTCCCAAGGAGAAATAGACCTATGAACCAATTGCGTAAAACCCTTTCATTCATGACTGTTGCTGTATTGTTATCAGGTGTTTCCTCAGTGGCCATGGCCCAGGACGCCGGAAAAACGGAAGCTCCAAAGGCGGAAGCCCCTAAGGCAGATGCCGTCAAGGTCGACCCCAAGAAGGTCCTTGCGACCATCAATGGCGACAAAATCACCTCCGGTGATGTTGACCAGATTTCTCAGGACCTTGATCCACAATTTGCCCGTCTGCCTGATGACCAGCGTCGTTTGGCCGCTCTGAATGCAATCATCGACATCAAGGCACTTTCTGCCAAGGCAGAAGCTGCAAAGCTTGATGCCACACCGGAATTCAAGGCGCGTATGCAGTTCCTGAAGGATCGTGCCCTGCATAATGATTTCTTCAAGCAGCAGGTTGTCGACAAGATCACCGATGCTGATGTGCGTGCCCGTTATGACAAGGAAATGGCAGCGATGCCGCCGCAGAACGAAGTTCGCGCCCGTCATATTCTGGTAAAGACAAAGGAAGAAGCTGAAGAGATCATCAAGCAGCTTGATGGCGGCGCATCCTTCGAAGACGTTGCTAAGGCAAAGTCGACCGACGGTTCGGCAGCGCAGGGCGGCGATCTCGGCTACTTCTCCGCTGGCCAGATGGTTCCTGAATTCGAAAAGGCAGCAATGGCTCTCGACGTCGGCAAATACACCAAAGAACCAGTGCAGACGCAGTTCGGCTTCCACGTCATCAAGCTGGAAGACAAGCGCGTGCAGCAGCCACCGGCATTCGATCAGGTCAAGGATCAGGTCAAGTCGATCCTCATCCGCGAGCGTTATATTGATCTGGTCAAGAAAGAACGCGCCGACCTGAAGATTCAGTACACTGATCCGGAAACGGAAAAGGCGATCAACGCCGCAACCCAATCGCAGGATCAGTAAAATTTTGGCCCGGGGGTTCGCTCCCGGGCCTTGATCCCCTTAGACCCGCGCCTATACCAAACCTTGTCAAACACCTTTTCGAGGTAATCGATGTCCACGTCTGTCTCTCCCCTTGCTCCCAAACATGTACCGGCCATGCCGGAAATCCACGGTGCGCGGATCGCAACCGCTGAAGCCGGTATCAAATACAAGGGTCGCACAGACGTTGTTATGATCGTATTCGATAAGCCGGTGGCTGTCGCAGGCGTGTTTACCCGTTCGAAATGCCCATCAGCGGCGGTGGATTTTTGCCGGGACAGTTTGACCGGCGGCAAAGCCCGCGCGGTGGTCGTCAATTCAGGCAATGCCAATGCCTTTACCGGCAAGAAGGGACGCGAGTCGACCAAGCTGACAGCGGCTGCCGCTGCCAAAGCAGTTGGTTGCAAGCCGAGTGAAATCTTTCTTGCCTCGACAGGTGTCATTGGCGAGCCGCTGGATGCGGGCAAGTTCAGCCATCTGCTCGCAGATATGGCCAAGAGCGCCACAGCGGAACGCTGGCAGGATGCAGCCAGCGCCATCATGACAACCGATACGTTCCCTAAGGTTGCAACAGAAACCGTCATGCTTGGCAGCGTGCCTGTCACCATCAATGGCATCGCCAAGGGTGCGGGCATGATCGCGCCAGATATGGCGACGATGCTGTCCTTTGTGGCGACCGATGCGCCAATTGCCTCGGATATTCTGCAAAAGCTTCTGTCCAAATCTGTTGGCAAGAGCTTCAATTCCGTCACCGTCGACAGTGATACATCCACATCAGACACATTGCTGCTTTTCGCGACCGGATCTGCCGCTGAACGCGGCGCGGCGCCGGTGACGAAGGAAAAAGACAAACGTCTGAAAGCCTTCAGCAAGGCGCTGGACCGCGTTCTGAAGAACCTCGCTCTGCAAGTCGTGCGTGACGGTGAGGGTGCCCGCAAGATGCTTGAGATTACCGTAACAGGCGCAACGTCGTCGCGTTCAGCCAAGCGCATTGCGCTATCAATTGCCAATTCACCGCTGGTGAAGACTGCTGCTGCGGGCGAAGACGCCAATTGGGGCCGTATTGTCATGGCTGTCGGCAAGGCGGGAGAGCCTGCGGACCGTGATCGTCTTGCCATCTGGTTCGGTGACATTCGCGTTGCGCGGCACGGCGAGCGCGATCCGGATTATTCGGAAGCAGCAACATCCGATTACATGAAGAACGAGGATATCGCCGTCAAGGTCGATATCGGGCTCGGCAAGGGCAAGGCCACGGTCTGGACCTGTGACCTGACCAAGGAATATGTAGCGATCAACGGCGATTATCGCAGCTGATGCGTTCCATGCAGCTGGCGCAGATCAGGCAGATCGAGGCTGTCGGGTTCAGAGCCTGGCCCGCCTCATCGGTGCATTATGACGGCAGCTGGGCGATCCGTTTAACGGCTAACCACCCCTCCAAGCGGCTGAATTCGGTCAACCCGCTTGATCCGGGTGATACCGACAATATGGAGGAGCGGGTGGCGCACGCCATCCAGCGCTTCAAGGCGCATGGCAGGCCGCCAG encodes:
- the secA gene encoding preprotein translocase subunit SecA, whose protein sequence is MVSFGGLARKIFGSSNERRVKGFKPRVDEINALEAEISSLTDEQLKAKTAEFRASLASGTKLDDLLVPAFAVVREASKRVLGMRPFDVQLIGGMVLNGGGISEMRTGEGKTLVATLPVYLNALEGKGVHVVTVNDYLASRDAQWMGQVYNFLGLSYGIIVHGLDDEERAAAYAADITYATNNELGFDYLRDNMKYERAQMVQRGHNYAIVDEVDSILVDEARTPLIISGPLDDRSDFYNLIDTFILPLEPVDYEIDEKQKTAIFTEEGTEKLENLLKAAGHLKGEGLYDIENVAVVHHVNNALRAHKLFQRDKDYIVRNDEIVIIDEFTGRMMPGRRFSEGLHQALEAKEHVTIQPENQTLASITFQNYFRMYKKLAGMTGTASTEAEEFGNIYGLEVTEIPTNNPVKRIDEDDEVYRTVEEKYKAIVRDIHEARAKGQPVLVGTTSIEKSEQLAERLRKEGFKDFQVLNARYHEQEAYIVAQAGVPGAITIATNMAGRGTDIQLGGNLEMRVKHELADMPEGEERKSKEAAIRDDIAQLKEKALAAGGLYVLATERHESRRIDNQLRGRSGRQGDPGRSKFFLSLQDDLMRIFGSERMDGMLQKLGLKEDEAIVHPWINKALEKAQKKVEARNFDIRKNLLKYDDVMNDQRKVIFEQRIELMDGTDLSQTTAEMREDVVDDLIARHTPEGAYAEQWTVQQLNEDVRNILNLDLPIIEWANEDNIAPDDIRERLFEAVEKAAADRAERFGPEIMAYVEKSVILQTLDALWREHLVNLDHLRSVVGFRGYAQRDPLNEYKTEGFELFQAMLTNLRQNVTTQLMRVEIVREAAEAPAPELPQMEGHHFDGLTGQDDFGDAAVLEDQRVVDPSERDPNNPSTWGKIGRNETCPCGSGKKYKHCHGSFA
- a CDS encoding peptidylprolyl isomerase, translating into MNQLRKTLSFMTVAVLLSGVSSVAMAQDAGKTEAPKAEAPKADAVKVDPKKVLATINGDKITSGDVDQISQDLDPQFARLPDDQRRLAALNAIIDIKALSAKAEAAKLDATPEFKARMQFLKDRALHNDFFKQQVVDKITDADVRARYDKEMAAMPPQNEVRARHILVKTKEEAEEIIKQLDGGASFEDVAKAKSTDGSAAQGGDLGYFSAGQMVPEFEKAAMALDVGKYTKEPVQTQFGFHVIKLEDKRVQQPPAFDQVKDQVKSILIRERYIDLVKKERADLKIQYTDPETEKAINAATQSQDQ
- the argJ gene encoding bifunctional glutamate N-acetyltransferase/amino-acid acetyltransferase ArgJ gives rise to the protein MSTSVSPLAPKHVPAMPEIHGARIATAEAGIKYKGRTDVVMIVFDKPVAVAGVFTRSKCPSAAVDFCRDSLTGGKARAVVVNSGNANAFTGKKGRESTKLTAAAAAKAVGCKPSEIFLASTGVIGEPLDAGKFSHLLADMAKSATAERWQDAASAIMTTDTFPKVATETVMLGSVPVTINGIAKGAGMIAPDMATMLSFVATDAPIASDILQKLLSKSVGKSFNSVTVDSDTSTSDTLLLFATGSAAERGAAPVTKEKDKRLKAFSKALDRVLKNLALQVVRDGEGARKMLEITVTGATSSRSAKRIALSIANSPLVKTAAAGEDANWGRIVMAVGKAGEPADRDRLAIWFGDIRVARHGERDPDYSEAATSDYMKNEDIAVKVDIGLGKGKATVWTCDLTKEYVAINGDYRS